The Mucilaginibacter yixingensis genome window below encodes:
- the lysS gene encoding lysine--tRNA ligase → MSIALSEQELLRRESLKQLRELGIDPYPAEAFPVNAFAKDIKDNFNANPDAYKEVVLAGRIMSRRVMGSASFAELQDSTGRIQVYLKRDDLCPGEDKTLYNTVFKKLLDLGDYIGVRGYAFLTQTGELSVHVQELTVLSKSLKPLPVVKRDDDGNIHDGFTDPELRYRQRYVDLTVNPEYKQIFINRSKVISSMRSFFTDKGWMEVETPILQAVHGGAAARPFNTHHNTLDMPLYLRIANELYLKRLIVAGFDGVFEFGKMFRNEGMDRTHNPEFTAMEIYVAYKDYIWMMDMMEQCLEHVTRAVHGVPVVQVGNNEINFAGPYERLSMYDSILKYTGIDVSAMDEHQLRQTCRDLAIEVDQTMGKGKLIDEIFSAKVEAHLIQPTYITDYPIEMTPLAKKHRTKEGLVERFELFVNGKEIANAYSELNDPIDQRERFEDQLLLAGRGDEEAMAMDDDFLRALEYGMPPTSGLGIGIDRLVMLMTNQSTIQEVLFFPQMRPEKKAKVATVDDFVNVGVPAEWVPVLNKMGFNTVEELKAGNPNRVFNDLGGMRKKLKLDIAMPTKDEVMAWFE, encoded by the coding sequence ATGAGTATTGCTTTATCTGAGCAGGAGTTGCTGCGCCGCGAATCATTAAAACAACTGCGTGAGTTGGGTATCGATCCCTATCCCGCTGAAGCATTCCCGGTAAATGCCTTTGCAAAGGATATCAAAGATAATTTTAACGCTAACCCTGATGCCTATAAAGAGGTAGTACTGGCCGGCCGTATCATGAGCCGCCGCGTAATGGGTAGCGCATCATTTGCCGAGTTGCAGGACAGTACCGGTCGTATCCAGGTTTACCTGAAACGTGACGACCTATGTCCAGGCGAGGACAAAACTTTATACAATACCGTATTCAAAAAACTGCTGGACCTGGGCGATTACATCGGTGTGCGTGGTTATGCCTTTTTGACCCAAACCGGCGAGCTTTCTGTACACGTACAGGAGCTGACCGTCCTTAGCAAATCGCTGAAACCGCTGCCGGTGGTTAAGCGCGATGACGATGGTAATATTCACGATGGTTTTACCGATCCAGAGCTGCGTTACCGCCAGCGTTATGTGGATCTGACTGTTAACCCGGAGTACAAACAGATCTTCATCAATCGCTCAAAGGTGATTAGCTCTATGCGTAGCTTCTTTACGGATAAAGGCTGGATGGAGGTAGAAACCCCAATTCTGCAAGCGGTGCATGGTGGTGCTGCTGCGCGTCCGTTCAATACGCACCACAACACGCTGGATATGCCTTTGTATCTACGTATTGCTAACGAATTGTACCTGAAAAGGCTGATCGTTGCCGGTTTTGACGGCGTGTTTGAGTTTGGTAAAATGTTCCGTAACGAGGGCATGGACCGCACCCACAACCCGGAGTTTACTGCCATGGAGATCTATGTAGCTTATAAAGACTACATCTGGATGATGGACATGATGGAGCAATGCCTGGAGCACGTAACCCGCGCCGTACACGGTGTGCCGGTAGTACAGGTAGGCAACAACGAAATTAACTTTGCCGGACCGTACGAGCGCCTGAGCATGTACGATTCAATTTTGAAGTACACCGGTATTGATGTATCGGCGATGGATGAGCATCAGCTGCGCCAAACCTGTCGCGACCTGGCTATTGAGGTTGACCAAACCATGGGCAAAGGCAAATTGATTGACGAGATCTTTAGTGCCAAGGTAGAGGCCCACCTGATCCAGCCGACTTACATCACCGATTACCCGATTGAGATGACGCCGCTGGCTAAAAAGCACCGTACTAAGGAAGGCTTGGTTGAGCGTTTCGAACTGTTTGTAAACGGTAAAGAGATAGCTAATGCCTACTCAGAGCTGAACGACCCGATTGATCAGCGTGAGCGTTTTGAGGATCAACTCTTACTGGCCGGTCGTGGTGACGAAGAAGCTATGGCCATGGATGACGATTTCCTGCGTGCTTTGGAATATGGTATGCCGCCAACCTCAGGTCTGGGTATTGGTATTGACCGTTTGGTTATGCTGATGACCAACCAGAGCACCATCCAGGAAGTATTGTTCTTCCCGCAGATGCGCCCTGAAAAGAAAGCCAAAGTAGCTACCGTTGATGATTTTGTAAACGTAGGCGTACCTGCCGAGTGGGTACCTGTACTCAATAAAATGGGCTTCAACACCGTTGAAGAACTAAAAGCAGGTAATCCCAACAGGGTATTTAATGACCTGGGCGGTATGCGCAAAAAATTGAAACTAGACATTGCCATGCCTACAAAGGATGAGGTGATGGCTTGGTTTGAATAA
- a CDS encoding fumarylacetoacetate hydrolase family protein gives MKIIAIGRNYAEHAKELNNPVPTVPVIFMKPDTALLKENKPFYHPDFSEDVHHEIELVLKVCKEGKHIDEKFAANYYDEIGLGIDFTARDIQARHKEKGLPWELAKAFDGSAPVSNFVPKADFEDLYNLNLKLEINGEVRQEGSTEDLLFSFEQLIAFVSRYITLKKGDLIFTGTPPGVGRVKIGDHLQGYLNDSLMLDFWVK, from the coding sequence ATGAAAATAATCGCTATCGGTCGTAACTACGCCGAACATGCAAAAGAGCTGAATAACCCGGTACCTACCGTGCCGGTGATCTTTATGAAGCCCGATACCGCTTTACTGAAAGAGAACAAGCCCTTTTATCATCCCGATTTCTCGGAGGATGTACACCACGAGATTGAGTTGGTGCTGAAAGTTTGCAAAGAAGGCAAGCACATCGACGAGAAGTTTGCGGCAAACTATTATGACGAAATTGGTTTGGGTATAGATTTTACCGCTCGCGATATACAGGCTCGTCATAAAGAAAAAGGTTTGCCCTGGGAGTTGGCTAAAGCATTTGACGGCTCGGCGCCGGTAAGCAATTTTGTACCGAAGGCAGATTTTGAAGATCTGTATAACCTCAACCTCAAACTGGAGATTAACGGTGAAGTGCGTCAGGAAGGCAGCACCGAAGACTTATTGTTCAGCTTTGAGCAGTTGATTGCTTTTGTATCACGCTACATCACCCTGAAAAAAGGCGATCTCATTTTTACCGGCACGCCTCCTGGTGTAGGCAGAGTGAAAATTGGCGATCATTTGCAAGGTTACCTGAATGATAGTCTGATGCTGGATTTCTGGGTGAAGTAA
- a CDS encoding M23 family metallopeptidase → MLKHLLFLCLLFVVIKPAHAQDEVRSQVYPQGYFRYPLDLPPSTAGSFGELRANHFHSGLDFRTNQRIGYPVHAPADGWVSRLRVQFGGFGNAVYITHPNGFTTVYGHLDHVAPELLTLIRQQQYAQHSYVVDFNLAPFQVPVTKNQVFAWSGNTGGSAGPHLHFEIRDTKTQETINAQLFGLTIPDHVPPTISSISVYHLNGRPFSESTLRQTYGVAGTAGNYHLLKPQTFDLSGQIGFGISCVDMNSASPSHNGVFSIQLNVDGKTVYTFAAERFAFDQTHAINAYIDYPNFIRTNGFTQKCFILPGAAITLYPQSINRGLVDFNDDAEHNVEFVVRDVAGNTSRVAIKVKSSIPKDRPVFHPQGTLFKYNTRNEFNANNVKVIVDPGNLYDDLDFRYSVSAKRPGAYSAVHHIHDNLTPIHDSVEVWIKPDIDLSKYANKALVLNTASGACESKYEDGWVKGKITRFGNYEVRIDTVPPVITPINIHNGANLLKVKAIFLKMSDNMSGCRDFNCKIDNKWVLMERDYKSKILSYTFGPEIGTGKHTFELTVTDYKDNSTTYTAEFYR, encoded by the coding sequence ATGTTAAAACATCTCCTATTTCTTTGCCTCTTATTTGTCGTTATTAAACCTGCCCACGCGCAGGACGAAGTCCGTTCCCAGGTATATCCGCAAGGGTATTTCCGTTACCCGCTTGATTTGCCGCCCAGCACCGCTGGCTCTTTTGGCGAGTTGCGGGCCAATCATTTTCATTCGGGGCTAGATTTTCGCACTAATCAGCGTATTGGCTACCCGGTACATGCCCCGGCTGATGGCTGGGTATCGCGTTTGCGAGTGCAGTTCGGCGGGTTTGGTAATGCGGTTTATATTACGCACCCTAATGGGTTTACCACGGTTTACGGTCACCTGGATCATGTCGCGCCTGAGTTGCTGACTTTGATCCGTCAACAGCAATATGCACAGCACAGCTACGTGGTCGATTTTAATTTGGCCCCTTTCCAGGTGCCGGTTACCAAGAATCAGGTTTTCGCCTGGTCGGGCAATACCGGCGGCTCTGCCGGTCCACACCTGCATTTTGAGATCCGCGATACCAAAACGCAGGAAACCATCAACGCCCAACTATTCGGCTTGACTATTCCGGATCACGTTCCTCCTACTATCAGCAGCATCAGCGTTTATCATTTAAATGGTCGTCCGTTTAGCGAGAGTACTTTGCGTCAAACCTATGGCGTAGCTGGCACAGCCGGAAATTACCATTTACTCAAGCCACAAACATTTGACTTAAGCGGACAAATAGGTTTCGGCATCAGTTGTGTAGATATGAACAGCGCATCGCCAAGCCACAACGGTGTTTTCTCCATTCAGCTAAATGTTGATGGTAAAACGGTGTACACCTTCGCTGCCGAGCGTTTCGCGTTTGATCAAACGCATGCCATCAATGCTTATATAGATTATCCCAACTTTATCCGTACCAACGGTTTTACGCAGAAGTGTTTTATCCTGCCGGGAGCGGCCATTACGCTCTATCCGCAATCCATCAACCGCGGACTGGTGGATTTTAATGACGATGCCGAGCACAACGTAGAATTTGTAGTGCGCGATGTAGCCGGTAATACCTCACGCGTGGCCATCAAGGTAAAATCATCAATTCCTAAAGATCGCCCTGTTTTTCATCCACAAGGTACTTTGTTTAAATACAACACCCGCAATGAGTTTAATGCCAATAACGTAAAAGTGATTGTTGATCCGGGTAATTTGTATGACGACCTTGATTTTCGGTACAGCGTGTCAGCCAAACGCCCGGGAGCCTACTCGGCCGTACATCATATTCATGATAATTTGACACCGATACATGATTCTGTTGAAGTTTGGATAAAGCCGGATATTGATCTTTCCAAATACGCAAATAAGGCCTTAGTGCTCAACACGGCGTCTGGTGCGTGCGAAAGTAAGTACGAAGATGGGTGGGTGAAAGGAAAAATAACCCGTTTTGGCAATTATGAGGTGCGAATTGATACCGTTCCGCCGGTAATTACGCCTATAAATATCCACAATGGTGCAAATCTTTTAAAAGTTAAGGCTATTTTCTTGAAAATGAGTGATAATATGTCGGGATGCAGGGATTTTAACTGTAAAATTGACAATAAATGGGTTTTAATGGAGCGAGATTATAAAAGTAAGATTTTAAGTTATACATTTGGCCCGGAAATTGGTACCGGTAAGCACACCTTTGAGCTGACCGTTACTGATTATAAGGACAATAGTACAACTTATACCGCTGAATTTTACAGATAA
- the bcp gene encoding thioredoxin-dependent thiol peroxidase, producing MATLKEGDKAPAFTAKDQNGKEVSLADFKGKTVILYFYPKDDTPGCTAEACDFRDNYQSLAAKGFEVIGVSTDDEHSHKKFVTKYSLPFTLIADDSQEIVNAYGVWGEKNNFGKVYMGTIRTTFIIDAQGTISHIINKVDTKNSSQQVLDLLA from the coding sequence ATGGCAACATTAAAAGAAGGCGATAAAGCTCCCGCTTTTACCGCAAAAGACCAGAACGGCAAAGAAGTTTCATTAGCCGATTTTAAAGGAAAAACCGTTATTCTTTATTTTTATCCAAAGGATGATACCCCTGGCTGCACTGCCGAGGCTTGCGATTTTAGGGACAATTACCAATCATTAGCAGCTAAAGGCTTTGAAGTGATTGGCGTGAGCACTGATGACGAGCACTCGCACAAAAAATTTGTAACCAAATACAGCCTGCCATTTACCCTGATTGCTGATGACAGCCAGGAGATTGTAAATGCTTACGGTGTTTGGGGCGAAAAAAACAACTTCGGTAAAGTTTACATGGGTACCATCCGTACCACTTTTATTATTGATGCCCAGGGCACCATCAGCCATATCATCAATAAAGTTGACACCAAGAACTCTTCGCAACAGGTATTAGATCTGTTAGCTTGA
- a CDS encoding transketolase, producing MTKTIPELKQVASQVRRDIVRMVHGCQSGHPGGSLGCTDFLTALYFSVMEHNPQFSMDGVGEDLFFLSNGHISPVFYSVLAHAGYFDKSELATFRKLNSRVQGHPTTHEKLPGVRIASGSLGQGLSVGIGAALAKKLNGDNKTVFTLHGDGELQEGQIWEAAMFAPHHKVDNLIATVDVNGQQIDGPTDKIMSLIDLAAKWTAFGWDVMTMNGNDMEDVVKVLNDAKGRTGQGKPIVILMTTGMGYGVDFMMGSHKWHGVAPNDEQLAAALAQLEETLGDY from the coding sequence ATGACTAAAACAATCCCGGAACTAAAACAAGTGGCCTCACAGGTGCGTCGTGATATCGTACGCATGGTGCATGGCTGCCAATCAGGTCACCCAGGTGGCTCTTTGGGCTGTACAGACTTTTTAACGGCCCTGTATTTTTCAGTAATGGAACACAATCCGCAGTTTAGCATGGACGGCGTTGGCGAAGACTTGTTCTTCCTGTCAAACGGTCACATCTCACCGGTGTTCTACAGCGTGCTGGCACATGCCGGTTATTTTGATAAATCAGAGCTGGCTACTTTCCGTAAGCTGAATTCACGTGTGCAGGGTCACCCAACCACGCATGAGAAGCTGCCAGGTGTACGTATTGCCTCAGGCTCACTGGGCCAGGGCTTGTCGGTAGGTATTGGTGCCGCGCTTGCTAAAAAACTGAATGGCGATAACAAGACCGTATTTACCTTGCACGGTGACGGCGAGCTGCAGGAAGGCCAGATTTGGGAAGCTGCCATGTTTGCCCCTCACCATAAAGTAGACAACCTGATTGCTACTGTTGACGTGAACGGCCAGCAAATTGACGGCCCGACCGACAAGATTATGAGCTTGATTGATCTTGCCGCTAAATGGACCGCATTTGGTTGGGACGTAATGACCATGAACGGTAACGATATGGAAGACGTGGTTAAGGTACTGAACGACGCCAAAGGCCGCACCGGTCAGGGCAAACCAATTGTTATCCTGATGACTACCGGTATGGGTTACGGTGTAGACTTTATGATGGGTAGCCACAAATGGCACGGTGTTGCTCCAAACGATGAGCAACTGGCTGCTGCACTGGCACAATTAGAGGAAACCTTAGGCGATTATTAA
- a CDS encoding transketolase family protein: MKKYTFTDKKDTRSGFGAGLVEAGRKNDKVVALCADLIGSLKMGDFIKEFPERFFQTGIAEANMMGIAAGLTIGDKIPFTGTFANFSTGRVYDQIRQSIAYSDKNVKICASHAGLTLGEDGATHQILEDIGLMKMLPGMTVINPCDYNQTKAATIAIAEYEGPVYLRFGRPVVPIFTDADQKFEIGKAWMVNEGKDVSIIATGHLVWEAIKAGEILEQEGIDAEIINIHTIKPLDEEAILKSVAKTGCVVTAEEHNRLGGLGDSVAHVLATNNPTPQEFVAVDDSFGESGTPEQLMDKYGLNAAAIVAAVKKVIARKKA; encoded by the coding sequence ATGAAGAAATACACATTCACAGATAAAAAAGATACACGTTCTGGCTTTGGCGCTGGCCTGGTAGAGGCTGGTCGCAAGAACGATAAAGTGGTTGCCTTGTGTGCCGACCTGATCGGTTCACTTAAAATGGGCGACTTTATTAAAGAATTTCCGGAGCGTTTTTTCCAAACCGGTATTGCAGAAGCTAACATGATGGGTATTGCTGCTGGTTTAACCATCGGCGATAAAATTCCTTTCACTGGTACTTTTGCCAACTTCTCAACCGGTCGTGTTTATGACCAGATCCGTCAGTCTATCGCTTACTCAGACAAAAACGTAAAAATCTGTGCTTCACACGCAGGTTTAACGCTGGGCGAAGACGGTGCAACTCACCAGATCCTTGAAGATATCGGCTTGATGAAAATGCTGCCAGGTATGACCGTAATCAACCCGTGCGATTACAACCAGACTAAAGCTGCTACCATCGCTATCGCTGAATACGAAGGTCCGGTTTACCTGCGTTTCGGTCGTCCGGTAGTGCCAATCTTTACAGATGCAGATCAGAAATTTGAGATCGGTAAAGCTTGGATGGTAAACGAAGGTAAAGATGTATCAATCATTGCTACCGGTCACCTGGTATGGGAAGCCATCAAAGCAGGCGAGATTCTGGAGCAGGAAGGTATTGATGCCGAGATTATCAACATCCACACCATTAAACCATTGGATGAAGAAGCTATCCTGAAATCAGTAGCAAAAACCGGTTGCGTAGTAACCGCTGAAGAGCACAACCGCTTAGGTGGTTTGGGCGATAGCGTTGCCCACGTACTGGCTACTAATAACCCAACCCCGCAAGAGTTTGTAGCTGTTGATGACAGCTTCGGCGAGAGCGGTACCCCAGAGCAATTGATGGATAAATACGGCCTGAACGCCGCTGCCATTGTTGCCGCTGTTAAAAAGGTTATTGCTCGTAAAAAAGCGTAA
- a CDS encoding RNA polymerase sigma factor, with protein sequence MSQQVDDAEILSKFQNERTRNEAFNQLLKKYQQKIYWHIRRMVIDHDDADDVTQDVFVKIWKSLPGFRSDAQLYTWMYRIATNECITFLNKKKQKNNIPLDEVSYELAESLADSTYFNGDKAQLKLQQALLTLPEKQRLVFNMKYFDDMKYEEISGVLGTSVGALKASFHLAVKKIEAHLLGND encoded by the coding sequence ATGTCTCAACAGGTTGATGATGCAGAGATTTTAAGCAAGTTCCAGAACGAGCGTACACGGAACGAGGCTTTTAACCAGCTGCTCAAGAAATACCAGCAAAAAATATACTGGCACATCAGGCGCATGGTAATAGATCATGATGATGCCGATGATGTAACGCAGGACGTATTTGTGAAGATATGGAAAAGCCTGCCCGGTTTTCGCAGCGATGCCCAGTTATATACCTGGATGTACCGCATCGCCACTAACGAGTGTATTACTTTCTTAAATAAAAAGAAGCAGAAAAATAACATCCCGCTGGATGAGGTATCGTATGAACTGGCTGAGTCATTGGCTGATTCAACTTACTTTAATGGCGATAAGGCTCAGCTGAAATTACAGCAGGCGCTGCTTACCCTGCCCGAAAAACAACGCCTGGTATTCAACATGAAGTATTTTGATGATATGAAGTATGAAGAGATCTCAGGCGTGTTGGGTACCAGTGTGGGAGCGCTGAAGGCATCGTTCCACCTGGCGGTGAAAAAAATTGAGGCACATTTGCTGGGTAATGATTAA
- the radC gene encoding DNA repair protein RadC, with protein sequence MEPYDNKISIKAWAEEDRPREKLGAQGRRALSDAELIAILIGSGSRDESAVELSKRILHHYDNDLNRLGRASIAELSKFKGIGEAKAISIIAALELGRRRGEADSKPPETIDSSKLAWQVLRRHLVDLNHEEFWLLLLSRSCKLISKELISKGGLSGTIADPKIIFSIALQHQASNIILAHNHPSNNKKPSHEDINLTKRLIQAGNILDIKVMDHLIITDDGYYSMRDEGDF encoded by the coding sequence ATGGAACCTTATGACAATAAGATCAGCATTAAAGCCTGGGCCGAGGAAGATCGCCCACGTGAGAAACTGGGCGCCCAGGGACGCCGGGCATTAAGCGACGCCGAGCTGATTGCCATACTGATAGGCTCTGGCAGCCGGGATGAAAGTGCGGTGGAACTGAGCAAGCGCATTCTGCATCATTACGATAATGACCTGAACCGGTTAGGTCGTGCGTCTATCGCCGAATTATCCAAATTTAAAGGCATCGGCGAAGCCAAAGCCATCTCCATCATAGCTGCCTTAGAACTGGGCCGTCGTCGCGGCGAGGCCGACAGTAAGCCCCCTGAAACTATCGATAGCAGTAAACTGGCATGGCAGGTATTACGCCGCCACCTGGTTGATCTGAATCATGAGGAATTCTGGCTGTTATTACTGAGCCGGTCATGCAAACTGATCTCTAAAGAACTGATCAGCAAAGGAGGCCTGTCGGGCACCATTGCCGATCCTAAGATCATTTTTAGCATTGCGCTACAGCATCAGGCATCCAACATCATCCTGGCGCATAATCATCCTTCTAACAACAAAAAGCCAAGTCATGAGGATATTAACCTCACCAAACGTTTAATACAAGCGGGAAATATTCTGGATATTAAGGTAATGGACCATTTGATTATTACCGATGACGGGTATTATAGCATGCGGGACGAGGGGGATTTTTGA
- the rpsT gene encoding 30S ribosomal protein S20 — protein MANHKSSIKRIRANAAKRLRNRYQAKTTRNAIKKLRGTTDKTAATPLLAKVISMLDRLAKKNVIHKNKASNNKSKLTKYVNGLK, from the coding sequence ATGGCAAATCATAAATCATCGATCAAAAGAATCAGAGCTAACGCTGCGAAGCGTCTGCGTAACAGGTATCAGGCTAAAACCACCAGAAATGCTATCAAAAAATTAAGAGGCACTACTGACAAAACTGCGGCTACGCCTTTATTGGCTAAAGTGATATCTATGCTGGATCGTTTAGCTAAGAAGAATGTTATTCACAAAAACAAAGCTTCTAACAATAAATCAAAACTGACCAAATACGTAAACGGCCTGAAATAA
- a CDS encoding DUF4397 domain-containing protein yields MKKRFNTLSRRVFIGSLFGVAAAVLVSSCKKDNGYEFDGAVTAKVQLVNANPDAGPAQLFIQNVLRTPNTVSYGNVSGYNDSYTGQQDFSIQSPSGTVLASGSAQVDAANYYSFILAGSSSNTSVITVKDDQTAPSSGNARVRFVQASADAPVSNVTANGTGLFTALNYKGVSAYAEVTAGTYIFRLVNASTSTVLATGSSITLAAGKIYTIYSKGSVSGSGSSALSISAITVN; encoded by the coding sequence ATGAAAAAACGTTTTAACACACTATCCCGCAGGGTATTTATTGGCTCATTATTTGGCGTGGCGGCAGCTGTATTGGTATCGTCGTGCAAGAAAGACAATGGCTATGAGTTTGACGGCGCTGTAACAGCCAAAGTACAATTGGTTAATGCCAACCCAGATGCCGGTCCAGCACAATTATTTATCCAGAACGTGTTACGTACGCCAAATACTGTAAGTTATGGCAACGTCTCTGGCTATAACGATAGTTACACCGGTCAGCAGGACTTCAGTATTCAAAGCCCTTCAGGCACCGTACTTGCGTCAGGTTCGGCACAGGTAGATGCAGCAAATTACTACTCTTTTATCCTGGCAGGCAGCAGCAGTAACACTTCGGTAATTACGGTTAAAGATGATCAAACCGCACCGTCCTCTGGCAACGCCAGAGTACGTTTTGTACAGGCATCGGCAGATGCGCCTGTTTCAAACGTAACCGCCAATGGCACAGGCCTGTTTACCGCACTGAACTATAAAGGCGTGAGCGCCTATGCAGAGGTTACTGCGGGCACTTACATCTTCAGACTGGTAAATGCATCAACCAGTACCGTACTGGCAACCGGTAGCTCTATTACACTGGCAGCAGGCAAAATTTACACCATTTACAGCAAAGGTTCTGTAAGTGGCAGTGGTTCAAGTGCGTTAAGCATTAGCGCCATTACGGTGAACTAA
- a CDS encoding zinc dependent phospholipase C family protein, translating into MKPLYRIVLCVFLLLTCASWGFFAHHRINRLAVFTLPKGMAVFYQANIDFIDEHAVDPDKRRYVDSLEGPRHFLDADHYGKAPFGRLPQNWYDAVKRYSVDTLDKYGTVPWVIQYHYYWLVKAFKQHDTTAILKTSANLGHYIADACVPLHLTQNYDGQLTNQTGIHALWETRLPELFSNRYSYNVGRAKYIDNPLAQAFAICRSSYKCVDSVLLFERKLNAVFPGDKKYETVQRGNRKVKDYSAAYAAAYHKMLNGMVARRMRLAILNVGSFWYSAWVDAGQPDLNKFIARPPSAQQKAELVKEEVLFKQGKVLVKN; encoded by the coding sequence ATGAAACCGCTTTATCGCATTGTTTTATGTGTTTTTCTGTTGCTCACATGTGCATCCTGGGGCTTTTTTGCGCACCATCGCATTAACCGGCTGGCGGTTTTTACTTTGCCTAAAGGCATGGCCGTATTTTATCAGGCTAATATTGATTTTATTGACGAGCACGCTGTTGACCCGGATAAACGACGCTATGTAGACTCGCTGGAAGGGCCGCGCCATTTTCTGGATGCAGATCATTACGGCAAAGCACCGTTTGGCCGTTTGCCGCAAAACTGGTATGATGCGGTGAAGAGATACTCGGTAGATACGCTGGATAAATATGGCACGGTGCCCTGGGTAATTCAATATCATTATTACTGGCTGGTAAAAGCTTTTAAACAGCATGATACCACTGCCATCCTCAAAACATCGGCCAACCTGGGGCATTACATTGCCGATGCTTGCGTGCCGCTGCATCTCACGCAAAATTACGATGGGCAACTAACCAATCAAACCGGCATCCATGCGCTATGGGAAACCCGCCTGCCTGAGTTGTTCAGCAACCGGTATAGTTATAATGTTGGCAGGGCAAAATACATTGATAACCCGCTCGCACAGGCCTTTGCCATCTGCCGTTCATCTTATAAATGTGTGGACTCGGTGTTGTTGTTTGAGCGTAAACTGAATGCAGTTTTTCCAGGCGATAAAAAGTATGAGACAGTGCAACGCGGTAACCGTAAGGTGAAAGATTACTCGGCAGCCTATGCCGCCGCTTATCATAAAATGCTGAACGGTATGGTAGCCCGGCGCATGCGTTTAGCTATACTAAATGTAGGCAGCTTTTGGTACTCGGCCTGGGTTGATGCCGGGCAGCCTGACTTGAATAAATTCATCGCGCGGCCGCCATCTGCGCAGCAAAAGGCGGAGTTGGTAAAAGAAGAGGTTTTGTTTAAGCAAGGGAAAGTGTTAGTGAAGAACTAG
- a CDS encoding DedA family protein, whose product MELIKHLIDFILHIDKHLAEIINQYHTLTYLILFVIIFAETGFVVTPFLPGDSLLFAAGALIAAGNTGLSIYLLALILIVAAVVGNTVNYMLGSFLGPKVFKENNKILKLDYYLQTKAFFDKHGGKAVILSRFMPIIRTIAPFVAGVGKMPFLRYTIYNVIGGASWILIFLFAGYWLGTIPFFKDHFSLIALAIILVSVIPAVVAVFKRKKA is encoded by the coding sequence TTGGAATTAATAAAACACCTGATAGATTTTATTCTGCATATTGATAAACACCTGGCAGAAATCATCAACCAATACCACACGCTTACTTACCTCATTCTTTTCGTCATCATTTTTGCCGAAACCGGTTTTGTGGTAACCCCATTTCTTCCCGGCGATTCGCTGCTGTTTGCCGCCGGTGCACTTATTGCTGCCGGTAACACCGGTTTAAGTATCTATCTGCTGGCATTGATACTCATTGTTGCAGCTGTAGTAGGCAACACCGTAAACTACATGCTGGGCAGCTTTTTAGGACCAAAAGTTTTTAAAGAGAACAACAAAATATTAAAGCTCGATTACTACCTGCAAACCAAAGCTTTTTTTGACAAGCATGGCGGCAAAGCAGTTATCCTGAGCCGTTTTATGCCTATCATCCGTACCATTGCGCCATTTGTAGCCGGTGTGGGTAAGATGCCATTTTTGCGTTATACCATTTATAACGTTATTGGCGGTGCATCATGGATCTTGATCTTCTTGTTTGCCGGTTACTGGTTGGGGACTATCCCATTCTTTAAAGACCACTTCTCGCTGATTGCACTGGCCATCATTCTGGTATCAGTTATTCCGGCGGTAGTAGCGGTGTTTAAGAGAAAGAAGGCATAA